Proteins from a single region of Juglans microcarpa x Juglans regia isolate MS1-56 chromosome 5S, Jm3101_v1.0, whole genome shotgun sequence:
- the LOC121267941 gene encoding alpha carbonic anhydrase 7-like produces the protein MKNPSKSIFISSILIFVVLFSHLRSTASQEVEDEREFDYLEGSEMGPRHWGDIRKEWAACKNGDMQSPIDLSSRRVKLIPKLGELKRSYKLSNATIKNRGHDISVQWVGDAGYIQINGTDYSLQQGHWHSPSEHSINGRRYDLELHMVHLSQDINMKNKIVVDGLFYKIGRPDAFLSKLMRNIRSMADEKVERNMGVIDPTEIKMGGKRYYRYMGSLTVPPCTEGVTWIINKKVRTVSRKQVKLLREVVHDYAEMNARPVQPLNRREVHLYGQNLRRTKKN, from the exons ATGAAGAATCCAAGCAAATCGATCTTTATATCAAGCATTTTGATCTTTGTAGTTCTTTTCTCACATCTAAGGTCAACCGCATCTCAGGAAGTCG AggatgagagagagtttgaTTATTTGGAAGGTAGCGAGATGGGGCCACGTCATTGGGGAGACATCCGGAAAGAATGGGCTGCATGTAAGAATGGAGATATGCAGTCTCCCATAGATTTGTCAAGTCGGAGAGTGAAATTGATTCCCAAGTTGGGGGAACTAAAAAGGAGCTACAAACTTTCTAATGCCACCATCAAGAATAGAGGGCATGATATTTCG GTGCAATGGGTAGGTGATGCCGGCTACATACAGATCAACGGCACTGATTACTCTCTCCAACAAGGACATTGGCACTCACCTTCCGAGCATTCCATCAATGGCAGGAG GTATGACTTGGAGCTGCATATGGTTCACTTAAGCCAGGACATCAACATGAAAAATAAGATTGTTGTTGATGGACTTTTCTATAAGATTGGTCGACCAGATGCTTTCCTCTCAAAG TTGATGAGAAACATAAGATCCATGGCCGATGAAAAGGTAGAAAGAAATATGGGGGTGATTGATCCAACAGAAATAAAAATGGGTGGAAAGAGGTACTACAGATACATGGGCTCTCTCACTGTTCCTCCATGCACTGAAGGTGTTACTTGGATAATCAATAAGAAG GTAAGAACTGTCTCAAGGAAGCAAGTAAAGTTACTCAGAGAGGTGGTCCATGAT TATGCTGAGATGAATGCAAGACCAGTTCAACCACTCAACCGTCGTGAGGTCCACTTATATGGTCAAAAtttaagaagaacaaaaaaaaactaa
- the LOC121268519 gene encoding probable pectate lyase 12, with translation MLLRSCIVWISLLCSFSPLGRAMLNLTLPGQHPNPQAVVQEVHWKVNASMTRREMLQVSEKDQFYSSCLTGNPIDDCWKCDPEWPNNRQRLADCGIGFGQYALGGKNGDFYIVTDSSDDDPVNPRPGTLRYAVIQVEPLWIVFPSNMLIKLSQELIFNSYKTLDGRGANVHIVGGGCITLQYISNVIIHNIHIHHCHPSGETNVRSSPTHFGWRTKSDGDGISIFGSKDIWIDHCSLSHCKDGLIDAVMGSTGITISNNYFSHHDEVMLLGHSDDYLPDSGMQVTIAFNHFGEKLVQRMPRCRRGYIHVVNNDFTQWEMYAIGGSGNPTINSQGNRYTAPSNRNAKEVTKRVDTGKGEWSGWNWRSEGDIMVNGAFFVASGEGVEVKYEKAYSVEPKSAVLIDQLIMHAGVLGVGGRDNNLGKWTTGGNDGGLGLESEPDYMDYMSGSSVSLMSPTTSTLISLLIAFSCLLFYKTPLAFM, from the exons ATGCTGCTAAGGAGCTGCATTGTCTGGATCTCTCTTCTCTGCTCATTTTCTCCACTTGGCAGAGCTATGCTCAACCTCACTCTTCCCGGCCAGCATCCCAACCCCCAAGCTGTTGTCCAAGAAGTTCACTG GAAGGTAAATGCGTCTATGACAAGAAGGGAAATGCTACAAGTCTCAGAGAAAGACCAGTTCTACTCCTCATGCCTAACCGGAAACCCCATAGATGACTGCTGGAAATGTGACCCAGAATGGCCCAACAACCGCCAGAGACTAGCAGATTGCGGCATTGGGTTCGGACAGTACGCTCTTGGCGGCAAGAACGGAGACTTCTACATTGTCACCGACTCCTCGGACGATGATCCTGTCAATCCTAGGCCAGGCACACTTCGATATGCCGTGATTCAGGTTGAACCTCTGTGGATCGTGTTCCCTAGCAACATGCTCATCAAGCTCTCTCAGGAACTTATCTTTAACAGCTATAAAACTCTCGATGGGCGTGGGGCTAATGTTCACATTGTGGGTGGCGGCTGCATTACGCTGCAGTACATCAGCAATGTCATTATTCACAACATACATATCCACCATTGTCATCCCTCAG GTGAAACGAATGTGCGGTCGAGCCCAACCCACTTCGGTTGGCGCACGAAATCGGACGGCGATGGGATCAGCATCTTCGGGTCGAAGGACATATGGATAGACCATTGTTCCCTATCGCACTGCAAGGATGGCCTGATCGATGCGGTGATGGGGTCGACAGGGATAACAATATCGAACAACTATTTCTCTCATCACGACGAGGTGATGCTGCTGGGCCACAGCGACGACTACTTGCCGGACTCGGGAATGCAGGTCACCATTGCGTTCAATCACTTTGGGGAGAAGTTGGTGCAGAGGATGCCCAGGTGCAGGCGCGGCTATATCCACGTTGTTAACAACGATTTCACGCAGTGGGAAATGTATGCCATCGGTGGTAGCGGTAACCCTACCATCAATAGCCAAGGCAACCGCTACACTGCTCCTTCTAATCGCAATGCCAAGGAG GTAACGAAGCGAGTGGACACCGGGAAAGGAGAATGGAGCGGATGGAATTGGAGATCTGAAGGGGATATAATGGTGAACGGAGCATTCTTTGTGGCGTCGGGTGAGGGTGTCGAAGTCAAGTACGAGAAGGCTTATAGCGTGGAGCCAAAGTCCGCAGTGCTCATCGACCAACTCATTATGCACGCCGGTGTACTCGGTGTTGGTGGCAG GGACAACAACTTGGGAAAGTGGACAACAGGAGGCAACGATGGTGGACTCGGTTTGGAGTCAGAGCCAGACTACATGGATTATATGTCTGGAAGCAGCGTGTCACTAATGTCACCCACTACCTCTACTCTTATATCCCTTTTGATTGCATTCTCGTgcttgttattttataaaacaccCCTGGCATTTATGTGA